One window of Doryrhamphus excisus isolate RoL2022-K1 chromosome 13, RoL_Dexc_1.0, whole genome shotgun sequence genomic DNA carries:
- the LOC131140476 gene encoding ras and Rab interactor 3-like isoform X2 — MEASVDSQEKGHGNNPTGAHTPQSSPLSPPSTPSSLPPSRPGRPKPPPPTAKTSQLPFRPPQPPSCPSLPPACKPNPPPSPLVPDTSPPSLPRPLSPVPISVSPSPTPQTFNAADLPPCLTPLPSPCSPPPLVIPPPSPTPPLLSFVDRLVESAAVWLTKGLNQQQVICILEKETSGAFLVESTDDQNMTLSVHLPEKQETSPVQHLKVKQHKTFLHLDGSTLVFDDIYKLLSFYCVSRDILAAPLKLPRAITLAKQRQELEIIAAMGTDFWTSDMNEKTMSRILDLDQSHNNYMYVNAVALEEKHNKETKNCDDSAAKIETPESIVFSLLNGESLQKETPEMKTAPSRDSKFKRPPPRPPSLGTGSGTGLLFSSPPLDKSSPSLTSAADRMEEGRVGGGDKEERKSMLTSPPPLRPPVPPQNRAGPPLPPAPLRHSSSRNSTDGLEKEQKRVRGTETEGSREEEKTQQGDDAELLNNKYVKVKDRKDKEGDKQSSPQTSVKKPTRPVPQPRKKVWSSERHGSPNQALTASAHQNAGMKGGPPAPAKRPDVSLYSPQGGTVLGTDPDSYSNSSTEEEGETNQEQDQNSNNLSESRGPKGKRTSTTIMLDKARSRLSTVITGLISHDRRLSQRIVELARDPLSYFGNLVKEHRTFTLETMSKHSTSTELLQEMRQMMTQLKSYLLQSTELQAMMEPQHQYSQDKLESIVEAALCKSVLKPLREPIYNSLEKLHSSNGSLKQMAQNQSIVLGSTTTALGVTTAVPEASAMEKISIKLSNLHLEYSPQKKIELLLKACKIIYDSMSVSSPGRAHGADDFLPVMMYVLARSNLADLMLDVEYMMELMDPALTIGEGSYYLTTTFGALEHIKTFDQQMSAPRQLSREIQDSIQRWERRRTFNQDGCAQNSVQDFLTVCCPEIGSNPKTLGVFPTTTVQQLAEQCASRFQQDSYMLSIHIDGVLRSLDDTELALTVKNNCQPGAYCFIYHPRDQPSKPSGRTCPTGPPPRPPPQSILPTREAEPSLISL, encoded by the exons ATGGAAGCCAGCGTTGATTCTCAAGAAAAAGG CCACGGCAACAATCCGACGGGAGCACACACTCCTCAGTCGTCACCCCTCTCGCCTCCTTCCACGCCCTCCTCCCTTCCCCCTTCAAGGCCAGGCAGACCCAAACCGCCACCTCCGACCGCAAAGACCTCCCAGCTCCCTTTCCGACCTCCTCAACCTCCTTCTTGTCCGTCGCTCCCTCCTGCGTGCAAACCCAACCCGCCTCCGTCGCCTCTCGTCCCCGATACATCGCCTCCTTCTCTCCCGCGACCTCTCTCCCCCGTCCCCATCTCCGTGTCTCCCTCACCGACCCCGCAGACGTTTAACGCAGCCGACCTCCCACCCTGTTTAACTCCTCTTCCTTCACCCTGCAGCCCTCCCCCACTTGTCATCCCACCTCCTTCTCCAACACCTCCGCTGCTGAGCTTTGTAGATCGGCTGGTAGAAAGCGCTGCCGTGTGGTTGACTAAAGGACTGAACCAACAGCAAGTCATTTGCATCCTGGAAAAGGAGACGTCCGGG GCATTCCTGGTTGAGAGTACTGACGACCAAAACATGACGCTGTCCGTGCACTTGCCGGAGAAGCAGGAGACATCGCCCGTGCAGCACCTGAAGGTCAAACAGCACAAGACGT TTCTTCACTTGGACGGTTCCACCCTAGTTTTCGATGACATCTACAAACTTCTCTCCTTCTACTGCGTCAGCAG GGACATCCTGGCTGCACCACTGAAGTTACCCCGAGCCATTACATTGGCCAAACAGAGACAGGAACTGGAGATCATTGCTGCTATGGGTACAG acttCTGGACATCAGATATGAATGAGAAGACGATGAGCCGGATTCTGGATTTGGATCAGAGCCACAATAATTACATGTATGTCAACGCAGTCGCTTTGGAGGAGAAACACAACAAGGAAACGAAAAACTGTGACGATTCCGCAGCAAAAATCGAAACCCCTGAAAGCATCGTATTCTCCTTGCTTAATGGAGAATCCCTACAGAAGGAAACCCCAGAGATGAAGACCGCGCCGAGCCGAGATTCTAAATTCAAGCGGCCTCCACCCAGGCCCCCCAGCTTGGGCACCGGGTCTGGCACGGGCCTCCTCTTTTCATCTCCTCCCTTGGACAAAAGTTCACCTTCTTTAACATCTGCAGCGGACAGAATGGAGGAAGGAAGAGTGGGAGGAGGCGACAAAGAAGAGAGGAAGTCAATGTTGACGTCACCTCCCCCGTTAAGGCCTCCTGTCCCACCGCAGAATCGAGCCGGACCCCCTCTGCCTCCTGCACCTCTCCGGCACAGCTCCTCCAGGAACAGTACTGATGGACTCGAGAAGGAACAAAAACGTGTGAGGGGAACAGAAACGGAAGGATCGAGAGAGGAGGAGAAAACACAGCAGGGTGACGATGCTGAACTATTGAACAACAAATACGTGAAAGTGAAAGATAGAAAGGATAAAGAAGGTGACAAGCAATCCAGCCCTCAGACTTCAGTGAAGAAACCCACCCGACCGGTACCTCAGCCAAGGAAAAAAGTCTGGTCCTCGGAGAGACATGGAAGTCCCAACCAGGCTCTAACAGCGTCAGCACATCAGAATGCCGGGATGAAGGGAGGCCCTCCCGCCCCGGCAAAGCGGCCAGATGTGTCACTGTACTCTCCTCAAGGGGGCACTGTCCTTGGAACCGACCCGGACTCCTACTCTAATAGCAGCactgaagaagaaggagaaaccAACCAGGAGCAAGATCAAAACTCGAA TAACCTTTCAGAAAGCCGTGGACCCAAAGGAAAGCGAACATCAACCACCATCATGTTGGACAAAGCTCGTTCCCGCCTGTCGACTGTTATTACCGGCCTCATCAGTCACGATCGGCGCCTCTCACAACGCATCGTGGAGCTGGCCAGAGATCCTCTGAGCTATTTTGGTAACCTG GTGAAAGAGCATCGCACCTTCACCCTCGAGACCATGTCCAAGCACTCCACGTCCACTGAGCTGTTACAGGAGATGAGGCAGATGATGACTCAGCTGAAGAGTTACCTGCTCCAGAGTACTGAGTTGCAGGCCATGATGGAGCCACAGCATCAGTATTCACAAGACAAACTGG AGAGCATTGTGGAAGCAGCTCTATGTAAGAGTGTGCTGAAGCCACTGAGGGAGCCGATTTACAACAGTTTGGAGAAACTGCACAGCAGCAATGGCAGCCTTAAGCAAATGGCACAGAACCAG TCTATCGTTCTTGGAAGTACCACCACAGCTCTAGGGGTTACCACTGCCGTCCCCGAAgcctcagcaatggagaagATTAGCATCAAACTTAGCAATCTCCATCTTGAATACTCTCCACAAAAGAAGATTGAACTGTTGCTGAAGGCCTGTAAGATCATCTATGACTCCATGTCTGTCAGCTCTCCAG GGCGGGCCCACGGAGCTGATGATTTCCTGCCTGTAATGATGTACGTCCTGGCTAGATCGAATCTGGCAGACTTAATGCTGGATGTGGAATACATGATGGAGTTGATGGATCCCGCACTAACAATAGGAGAAG gttcgTATTATTTGACAACCACCTTCGGGGCTCTTGAGCACATTAAGACGTTTGACCAACAGATGTCAGCACCACGACAGCTCAGTCGGGAGATTCAGGACTCCATCCAACGTTGGGAGAGACGACGTACGTTCAACCAGGACGGTTGTGCCCAAAACTCTGTTCAG GACTTTTTGACAGTGTGCTGTCCTGAAATCGGAAGTAACCCCAAAACGTTGGGCGTCTTTCCCACCACTACGGTGCAACAGCTGGCTGAACAGTGTGCCTCACGCTTCCAACAAG ACTCGTACATGCTTAGCATCCACATAGATGGTGTCCTTCGGTCCCTGGACGATACAGAGCTGGCGCTGACTGTGAAGAACAACTGTCAACCGGGAGCATACTGCTTCATCTATCACCCCAGGGACCAACCCAGCAAGCCGTCAGGACGCACGTGCCCCACCGGTCCGCCCCCGCGACCGCCCCCGCAGAGCATTTTACCAACCCGGGAAGCAGAGCCAAGTCTGATTAGCTTGTAG
- the LOC131140268 gene encoding dynein axonemal light chain 1-like, producing the protein MVGKATTLKEALAKWEEKTGEKCGEATVVKLYNQIPPLEKLDNTLSKIPKCEKLCLSTNCIDKITNLGDLKNLKILSLGRNNIKAFTGLDPVGDTLEELWISYNLIEKMKGVHILKKLRVLYMSNNLVKDWGEFSKLADLPCLVDLVFVGNPLEEKHTPDGSWMDEASRRLPNLRKLDGIPVIKQGGDDDEDG; encoded by the exons ATGGTG ggAAAAGCAACAACATTAAAGGAAGCACTGGCCAAATGG gaggagaaaaccggggagaagTGCGGTGAGGCCACGGTTGTAAAGCTATATAATCAAATCCCCCCTCTGGAAAAGCTGGATAACACCCTCAGCAAAATACCCAAATGCGA AAAGCTGTGTCTGTCCACCAACTGCATTGATAAAATAACCAATCTGGGTGACCTGA AAAACCTGAAGATTTTGTCATTAGGAAGAAATAACATCAAGGCCTTCACTGGTCTG GATCCGGTAGGGGACACATTGGAAGAATTGTGGATCTCTTACAACCTGATCGAGAAGATGAAGGGAgttcacattttgaaaaaactCCGTGTTCTCTACATGTCCAACAACCTGGTGAAAGATTGGG GAGAGTTTTCAAAGCTGGCTGATCTGCCGTGCCTTGTAGACCTGGTGTTTGTAGGAAATCCTCTAGAAGAGAAACACACGCCTGATGGATCATGGATGGATGAAGCTTCGAGAAGGTTGCCCAATCTGAGAAAACTGGATG GGATCCCTGTCATCAAACAAGGAggggatgatgatgaagacggCTGA
- the LOC131140476 gene encoding ras and Rab interactor 3-like isoform X1: MSVVSRAELVSMEFYDLLFVLHSHGNNPTGAHTPQSSPLSPPSTPSSLPPSRPGRPKPPPPTAKTSQLPFRPPQPPSCPSLPPACKPNPPPSPLVPDTSPPSLPRPLSPVPISVSPSPTPQTFNAADLPPCLTPLPSPCSPPPLVIPPPSPTPPLLSFVDRLVESAAVWLTKGLNQQQVICILEKETSGAFLVESTDDQNMTLSVHLPEKQETSPVQHLKVKQHKTFLHLDGSTLVFDDIYKLLSFYCVSRDILAAPLKLPRAITLAKQRQELEIIAAMGTDFWTSDMNEKTMSRILDLDQSHNNYMYVNAVALEEKHNKETKNCDDSAAKIETPESIVFSLLNGESLQKETPEMKTAPSRDSKFKRPPPRPPSLGTGSGTGLLFSSPPLDKSSPSLTSAADRMEEGRVGGGDKEERKSMLTSPPPLRPPVPPQNRAGPPLPPAPLRHSSSRNSTDGLEKEQKRVRGTETEGSREEEKTQQGDDAELLNNKYVKVKDRKDKEGDKQSSPQTSVKKPTRPVPQPRKKVWSSERHGSPNQALTASAHQNAGMKGGPPAPAKRPDVSLYSPQGGTVLGTDPDSYSNSSTEEEGETNQEQDQNSNNLSESRGPKGKRTSTTIMLDKARSRLSTVITGLISHDRRLSQRIVELARDPLSYFGNLVKEHRTFTLETMSKHSTSTELLQEMRQMMTQLKSYLLQSTELQAMMEPQHQYSQDKLESIVEAALCKSVLKPLREPIYNSLEKLHSSNGSLKQMAQNQSIVLGSTTTALGVTTAVPEASAMEKISIKLSNLHLEYSPQKKIELLLKACKIIYDSMSVSSPGRAHGADDFLPVMMYVLARSNLADLMLDVEYMMELMDPALTIGEGSYYLTTTFGALEHIKTFDQQMSAPRQLSREIQDSIQRWERRRTFNQDGCAQNSVQDFLTVCCPEIGSNPKTLGVFPTTTVQQLAEQCASRFQQDSYMLSIHIDGVLRSLDDTELALTVKNNCQPGAYCFIYHPRDQPSKPSGRTCPTGPPPRPPPQSILPTREAEPSLISL, from the exons ATGAGTGTTGTGTCTCGAGCCGAACTTGTCAGCATGGAATTTTACGACCTTCTGTTTGTCCTTCACAGCCACGGCAACAATCCGACGGGAGCACACACTCCTCAGTCGTCACCCCTCTCGCCTCCTTCCACGCCCTCCTCCCTTCCCCCTTCAAGGCCAGGCAGACCCAAACCGCCACCTCCGACCGCAAAGACCTCCCAGCTCCCTTTCCGACCTCCTCAACCTCCTTCTTGTCCGTCGCTCCCTCCTGCGTGCAAACCCAACCCGCCTCCGTCGCCTCTCGTCCCCGATACATCGCCTCCTTCTCTCCCGCGACCTCTCTCCCCCGTCCCCATCTCCGTGTCTCCCTCACCGACCCCGCAGACGTTTAACGCAGCCGACCTCCCACCCTGTTTAACTCCTCTTCCTTCACCCTGCAGCCCTCCCCCACTTGTCATCCCACCTCCTTCTCCAACACCTCCGCTGCTGAGCTTTGTAGATCGGCTGGTAGAAAGCGCTGCCGTGTGGTTGACTAAAGGACTGAACCAACAGCAAGTCATTTGCATCCTGGAAAAGGAGACGTCCGGG GCATTCCTGGTTGAGAGTACTGACGACCAAAACATGACGCTGTCCGTGCACTTGCCGGAGAAGCAGGAGACATCGCCCGTGCAGCACCTGAAGGTCAAACAGCACAAGACGT TTCTTCACTTGGACGGTTCCACCCTAGTTTTCGATGACATCTACAAACTTCTCTCCTTCTACTGCGTCAGCAG GGACATCCTGGCTGCACCACTGAAGTTACCCCGAGCCATTACATTGGCCAAACAGAGACAGGAACTGGAGATCATTGCTGCTATGGGTACAG acttCTGGACATCAGATATGAATGAGAAGACGATGAGCCGGATTCTGGATTTGGATCAGAGCCACAATAATTACATGTATGTCAACGCAGTCGCTTTGGAGGAGAAACACAACAAGGAAACGAAAAACTGTGACGATTCCGCAGCAAAAATCGAAACCCCTGAAAGCATCGTATTCTCCTTGCTTAATGGAGAATCCCTACAGAAGGAAACCCCAGAGATGAAGACCGCGCCGAGCCGAGATTCTAAATTCAAGCGGCCTCCACCCAGGCCCCCCAGCTTGGGCACCGGGTCTGGCACGGGCCTCCTCTTTTCATCTCCTCCCTTGGACAAAAGTTCACCTTCTTTAACATCTGCAGCGGACAGAATGGAGGAAGGAAGAGTGGGAGGAGGCGACAAAGAAGAGAGGAAGTCAATGTTGACGTCACCTCCCCCGTTAAGGCCTCCTGTCCCACCGCAGAATCGAGCCGGACCCCCTCTGCCTCCTGCACCTCTCCGGCACAGCTCCTCCAGGAACAGTACTGATGGACTCGAGAAGGAACAAAAACGTGTGAGGGGAACAGAAACGGAAGGATCGAGAGAGGAGGAGAAAACACAGCAGGGTGACGATGCTGAACTATTGAACAACAAATACGTGAAAGTGAAAGATAGAAAGGATAAAGAAGGTGACAAGCAATCCAGCCCTCAGACTTCAGTGAAGAAACCCACCCGACCGGTACCTCAGCCAAGGAAAAAAGTCTGGTCCTCGGAGAGACATGGAAGTCCCAACCAGGCTCTAACAGCGTCAGCACATCAGAATGCCGGGATGAAGGGAGGCCCTCCCGCCCCGGCAAAGCGGCCAGATGTGTCACTGTACTCTCCTCAAGGGGGCACTGTCCTTGGAACCGACCCGGACTCCTACTCTAATAGCAGCactgaagaagaaggagaaaccAACCAGGAGCAAGATCAAAACTCGAA TAACCTTTCAGAAAGCCGTGGACCCAAAGGAAAGCGAACATCAACCACCATCATGTTGGACAAAGCTCGTTCCCGCCTGTCGACTGTTATTACCGGCCTCATCAGTCACGATCGGCGCCTCTCACAACGCATCGTGGAGCTGGCCAGAGATCCTCTGAGCTATTTTGGTAACCTG GTGAAAGAGCATCGCACCTTCACCCTCGAGACCATGTCCAAGCACTCCACGTCCACTGAGCTGTTACAGGAGATGAGGCAGATGATGACTCAGCTGAAGAGTTACCTGCTCCAGAGTACTGAGTTGCAGGCCATGATGGAGCCACAGCATCAGTATTCACAAGACAAACTGG AGAGCATTGTGGAAGCAGCTCTATGTAAGAGTGTGCTGAAGCCACTGAGGGAGCCGATTTACAACAGTTTGGAGAAACTGCACAGCAGCAATGGCAGCCTTAAGCAAATGGCACAGAACCAG TCTATCGTTCTTGGAAGTACCACCACAGCTCTAGGGGTTACCACTGCCGTCCCCGAAgcctcagcaatggagaagATTAGCATCAAACTTAGCAATCTCCATCTTGAATACTCTCCACAAAAGAAGATTGAACTGTTGCTGAAGGCCTGTAAGATCATCTATGACTCCATGTCTGTCAGCTCTCCAG GGCGGGCCCACGGAGCTGATGATTTCCTGCCTGTAATGATGTACGTCCTGGCTAGATCGAATCTGGCAGACTTAATGCTGGATGTGGAATACATGATGGAGTTGATGGATCCCGCACTAACAATAGGAGAAG gttcgTATTATTTGACAACCACCTTCGGGGCTCTTGAGCACATTAAGACGTTTGACCAACAGATGTCAGCACCACGACAGCTCAGTCGGGAGATTCAGGACTCCATCCAACGTTGGGAGAGACGACGTACGTTCAACCAGGACGGTTGTGCCCAAAACTCTGTTCAG GACTTTTTGACAGTGTGCTGTCCTGAAATCGGAAGTAACCCCAAAACGTTGGGCGTCTTTCCCACCACTACGGTGCAACAGCTGGCTGAACAGTGTGCCTCACGCTTCCAACAAG ACTCGTACATGCTTAGCATCCACATAGATGGTGTCCTTCGGTCCCTGGACGATACAGAGCTGGCGCTGACTGTGAAGAACAACTGTCAACCGGGAGCATACTGCTTCATCTATCACCCCAGGGACCAACCCAGCAAGCCGTCAGGACGCACGTGCCCCACCGGTCCGCCCCCGCGACCGCCCCCGCAGAGCATTTTACCAACCCGGGAAGCAGAGCCAAGTCTGATTAGCTTGTAG
- the LOC131140477 gene encoding tubulin epsilon and delta complex protein 1-like: MPRGKATVEVKEVIGTLCRLLAAVGLHVPTPQTFRLAKFGEVNAEDQFWQLLANILQTTKTVSSTTQIQNASECRTLVSAGLWQSGYYASWMYRKEEGVSSRELLLALGWQLASGIMETLLTQRVQQLDTTLLAPIVMELELSSQPGVESADLRRLQWLIGFLRHQGQMLLSMQDEQTSLLHAVYSASELPGSSSSSGQRCTVLSESCVRVQELCDLFELYLNWKQVETVFWTWMDSVVICHVTDAVAERPTHTLTKRAAACHPGKLCADKLEGIRSRLTTVQLLSQKGPKAAKGDAEDKGDNARDEASFLSSSTPLALSQAYRARFQAQRPVKHHNRPAEEEAEEMSASQVARLFHQMERQLLKRRDRQRLTNRMQLQDMIGKLDEVVLIPP; the protein is encoded by the exons ATGCCGCGCGGTAAAGCGACTGTGGAAGTAAAGGAGGTGATTGGAACTTTGTGTAGATTATTGGCTGCCGTCGGACTCCATGTTCCAACACCGCAGACTTTTAGACTGGCGAAGTTCGGTGAAGTTAATGCG GAGGACCAGTTCTGGCAGCTGCTAGCCAACATTCTTCAAACAACCAAAACTGTCTCCTCAACTACACAGATTCAAAATg CCTCCGAGTGCAGGACCCTGGTGAGTGCAGGCCTGTGGCAGAGCGGTTACTATGCTAGCTGGATGTACCGGAAGGAGGAAGGAGTTTCCAGCAGGGAACTTCTTCTGGCACTCGGCTGGCAGCTGGCTTCGGGAATAATGGAGACACTTTTAACACAGCGAGTACAACAACTGGACACAACGTTACTCGCACCCATCGTC ATGGAACTTGAGCTTTCTTCGCAGCCTGGAGTCGAGTCCGCTGACCTGCGACGACTTCAGTGGCTCATCGGCTTCTTGAGACATCAAGGCCAGATGCTGCTCTCCATGCAGGATGAGCAGACCTCGTTGCTACATGCT GTTTATTCTGCTAGCGAACTTCCTGGATCGTCTTCTTCCTCGGGTCAACGCTGTACTGTGCTGAGTGAG AGTTGTGTCCGTGTGCAGGAGCTTTGTGATCTTTTTGAGTTGTACTTAAACTGGAAGCAGGTGGAGACTGTTTTCTGGACTTGGATG GACAGTGTGGTGATTTGCCATGTGACAGATGCCGTCGCTGAGAGgcccacacacacgctcacgaAGAGAGCAGCTGCGTGCCACCCTGGAAAGTTGTGTGCAGACAAACTGGAGGGCATACGCTCCAGACTGACTACAGTGCAG CTCTTGTCCCAGAAAGGACCAAAAGCAGCCAAAGGGGACGCTGAAGACAAAGGAGACAACGCCCGTGACGAGGCGTCCTTCTTGTCTTCGTCCACCCCGCTGGCCCTGTCCCAGGCATACCGAGCCAGATTCCAAGCGCAAAGGCCAGTCAAGCATCACAACCGTccggcggaggaggaggcggaggaaaTGTCAGCATCTCAGGTTGCACGACTGTTTCATCAAATGGAGAGACAGCTGCTGAAGAGGCGGGACAGACAGAGACTGACCAATAGGATGCAGCTGCAGGACATGATTGGAAAGCTGGATGAAGTGGTGCTGATACCACCGTAA